The stretch of DNA TTATACTCGTACTTGAATTATAAACCAAATAAATTCCAATCATTATGTGCAAAAACCTCTACTCCCACATACTCTTTTGTATCATCTTATTCACCACTTCTTGTGGATATTTTTCTTCCTCCAAAAGTGCCACCTGTCATGATACCACAATGGTAGCCAAGGATATGAAAGATTTTGCTAAGGACGAAGAATTTAAAAATGCCCACGAACTCAAAGCAGACATTCCTTTTGAACCCAAAGGTACGATGATGGAATTTGCTTCAACGGACGGCAAAAAAGGCAGTGCTTATCTATTGAAAGCCAGTGAATCAAGCCCAGAATACCTGTTTGTGATACACGAATGGTGGGGACTAAACAACCACATCAAACAAGAAGCCGAGCGGCTGCAAGCAGACTTGGGCGGCAATATCAATGTCATGGCATTGGATCTTTATGACGGAAAAGTAGCTACCAATCGAGAAGATGCGGGTAAATACATGGGAGCTACAACTGAAGAAAGAGGAAATGCCATCATTCAAGGTGCAATCAACTATGCTGGCAAAGAAGCAAAAATAGCGACTATTGGGTGGTGTTTTGGAGGAGGATGGTCTTTGAAGTCCTCTATTTTGGCAGGGGAACAAGGAGCAGGCTGTGTGATTTACTATGGAATGCCCTTGCAGGAAGCCGACAAGTTGAAGCCACTAAAAGCAGATGTTTTGGGAATTTTTGCAGAAAAAGATGGTTGGATTACCCCTAAAGTAGTCAACGACTTCAAAGAAACCGCCACAGGAATTGGCAAAAAAGTAGAAGTACACCAATTTGATGCAGACCACGCCTTCGCCAATCCAAGTAGTGAACGCTACAATGCCGAAGCAGCTACAAAAGCGAATGCACTTGCCTTGACTTTTTTGAAGGAACGTTTGTAAGTCAAAAGATTGAAGCGTTTGTGTTTGAAGTAAGCGAAGCGTTGTTGGGGTATTTGCCACATAAGTTTTATTTCTATAACTTGCAGAAGCCTTTTATTTTGAAAAAACAATGACTCAAATATGAGAACATTAGTACTACTATTCACAACGATTTTATTCGCCCTAACGCTGCCCAGCTGCGACAATTCCAACCCTCACCAAGGACACGATGCCAACAAACACATGAACGAAAGTAGTTTTGAGGATTTGGTCAGCCGCTTTGAAGATTCGGATCGAATGAAGTGGCAAAAGCCTTACGAAGTGATTGATAAAATGGGCATTGCAGGAAAAACAGTGGCAGATATTGGAGCAGGAACAGGTTATTTTGCTTTTCGGATGTTGAACACTGCTAAAAAGGTGATTGCAATAGATGTCGACAAGCGTTTTATAGACTACATGGAACAGAAAAAACTACAAATTCCCGACAGCCTGCAAACTCGCCTTGAAACCCGATTGGCAGAGTTAAACGACCCAAGACTTCGGCGCAATGAGGTGAATATCATCCTTGTAGTCAATACCTACCACCACATTGATGACCGCATACCCTATTTTAGAGGTTTGCAGAAAACCCTTGATATTGACGGAAAACTGGTAATTGTGGACTTCAAAAAGAAACGCACACCCGAAGGACCGCCCAAAAATATGCGAATGGCAGCAAAAGATGTGGTATCGGAGTTAGAAGAAGCAGGGTTTACCCACATTGAAGTAGATGAAGATACCTTGCCCTATCAATACATCATTACAGCGATTTGATATTGGAGAATGGATATTGGAGAGTAATATCCATTCTCCAATATCCAAAATATCGGTTAGAAAAAAGCCGTTTTATAAGGATAACGAACGGCATATTCATCTCTCACGATTTGAATCAACATATCTCGAAGTTCTT from Chitinophagales bacterium encodes:
- a CDS encoding class I SAM-dependent methyltransferase, with the translated sequence MRTLVLLFTTILFALTLPSCDNSNPHQGHDANKHMNESSFEDLVSRFEDSDRMKWQKPYEVIDKMGIAGKTVADIGAGTGYFAFRMLNTAKKVIAIDVDKRFIDYMEQKKLQIPDSLQTRLETRLAELNDPRLRRNEVNIILVVNTYHHIDDRIPYFRGLQKTLDIDGKLVIVDFKKKRTPEGPPKNMRMAAKDVVSELEEAGFTHIEVDEDTLPYQYIITAI
- a CDS encoding dienelactone hydrolase family protein: MCKNLYSHILFCIILFTTSCGYFSSSKSATCHDTTMVAKDMKDFAKDEEFKNAHELKADIPFEPKGTMMEFASTDGKKGSAYLLKASESSPEYLFVIHEWWGLNNHIKQEAERLQADLGGNINVMALDLYDGKVATNREDAGKYMGATTEERGNAIIQGAINYAGKEAKIATIGWCFGGGWSLKSSILAGEQGAGCVIYYGMPLQEADKLKPLKADVLGIFAEKDGWITPKVVNDFKETATGIGKKVEVHQFDADHAFANPSSERYNAEAATKANALALTFLKERL